The Sorangiineae bacterium MSr11367 genome window below encodes:
- a CDS encoding acyltransferase, with translation MPRNVKVGLIQMATPFDPAWDIARIKKDALERHLPLIDEAGKSGVQILGLQEIFNGPYFCPSQDPKWYDAAEGCPGPTTELLAGYAKKYGMAIVVPIYERDLPGVYYNTAAVIDADGTYLGKYRKNHIPHTNGFWEKYFFKPGNLGYPVFNTRFGKVGVYICYDRHFPEGARLLGLNGAEIVFNPSATVAGLSQYLWKLEQPAHAVANGYFLAASNRVGTEAPWNIGRFYGTSYIVDPRGNFLATASEDKDELITAVTDLDQIEEVRKTWQFYRDRRPETYGDMTKI, from the coding sequence ATGCCGAGAAACGTCAAAGTCGGTTTGATTCAAATGGCGACGCCGTTCGACCCGGCGTGGGACATCGCGCGCATCAAGAAAGACGCGCTGGAGCGTCACCTCCCCCTCATCGACGAGGCGGGCAAGAGTGGCGTTCAGATCCTCGGGCTGCAGGAGATCTTCAACGGCCCGTACTTCTGCCCGAGCCAGGATCCGAAGTGGTACGACGCGGCCGAGGGCTGTCCGGGACCGACGACGGAGCTGCTCGCCGGCTACGCGAAGAAGTACGGCATGGCCATCGTGGTGCCCATCTACGAGCGCGATCTGCCGGGCGTCTATTACAACACGGCCGCGGTCATCGACGCGGACGGTACGTACCTGGGCAAGTACCGCAAGAACCACATCCCGCACACCAACGGCTTCTGGGAGAAGTACTTCTTCAAGCCGGGCAACTTGGGATACCCGGTCTTCAACACGCGCTTCGGCAAGGTGGGCGTGTACATCTGCTACGACCGCCACTTCCCCGAGGGCGCGCGCCTTCTCGGCCTCAACGGCGCCGAAATCGTGTTCAACCCGTCGGCCACCGTCGCCGGCCTCTCGCAGTACCTCTGGAAGCTCGAGCAACCGGCCCACGCCGTCGCCAACGGGTACTTCCTCGCCGCCTCGAACCGCGTCGGCACGGAAGCCCCGTGGAACATCGGCCGCTTCTACGGCACGAGCTACATCGTCGACCCGCGCGGCAACTTCCTCGCCACGGCCTCCGAGGACAAGGACGAACTCATCACCGCCGTCACGGACCTCGACCAAATCGAAGAAGTCCGCAAGACCTGGCAATTCTACCGCGACCGCCGCCCAGAAACGTACGGCGACATGACCAAGATTTAG